GCGGCGAGTTCCTGCGCGGTGGCCTCCGCATGGGCCCTGGTCTGCGGGTTACGGTGCCGGCGCAGCGGCGCGACGACCTGCTCGATCAGTCCGGCCTCGCGGTCCGCGGCGGCCTTGACGGCCCTCAGGTGCCGGGGTTCGAGGCCGAAGCGCCCCAGATCCGCGACGAGCCGCGCGACGGTCACGGTCTCGGGGTCGTAGCCGCCGCCGTCCGTCTCGGAGATCAGTCCGTACGACTCCCATTCCAGGAGCTCGGTCTCGGTGACCTCGGCCGCGGCCAGCAGTTCGGCCCGCCCGATCCGGGCGGCGGTGGGCGGCTCGGCATCCTGCTCCCAGGCCCCTTCGAGCAGGTCCCGCCGACGCCCGGGGGCCGGGAGCTTGATCTGCTCTCCCCTGGCGAGGGCGTCGAGGTGCTCACGGATGACCTTCAGCGGAAGGTAGTGGTCCCGCTGCATCCGCAGGATCTGAGCGAGCCGCTCGACATCCTGCGGGCTGAACTTCCGGTACCCGGAGGCCGTACGTCGGGGCTCCACGAGCCCCTCGGCCTCCAGGAACCGGATCTTGGAGATGGTCACTTCGGGAAATTCGTCGCGCAGCTGGTTCAGCACCGTGCCGATGCTGACCAGCCGGTCGCCCGCGGTGGCGGTGCCGGATCCGGCACCGCCCGTCGGTGTTCGCAGCATGGACCTTCCCTGAAGGCTTCTCCGAGGCGCTACATGCCCCGCTGGCTGGAGTAGAAGACCAGGCGGTACTTACCGATCTGCACCTCGTCGCCGTTCGACAGGACGACCGATTCGATCGGCTCGCGGTTGACGTACGTGCCGTTGAGGCTGCCGACGTCGGCGACGGTGAAGCTGCCGTCCTGGGCCCGCCGGAACTCGACATGGCGCCTGGAGACCGTGAAGTCGTCCAGGAAGATGTCGCTCTGCGGGTGACGGCCGGCCGTCGTCAGCTCACCGTCGAGGAGGAACCGGCTGCCGGAGTTCGGCCCGCGACGCACCACGAGGAGCGCGGAACCGGACGGCAGGGCCTCGACGGCCGCCAGCGCCTCCGGAGAGAGCGAGGGCAGCTGGGTCTGGCCGGTGACCTCCGCGTCGTAGGCCTCGAGGCCCGAGATGGAGATCGTGGACGTCGTCTCGGAAGCGCGCTCGGGGGCGACTCCGCCCCGCAGCGGCGTACCGCAGTGGGAGCAGAAACGGCTGTCCGCCGCGTTGCGATGACCGCACCTCGTGCACACCGGCATGGACGCATCCTCCTGCCGCGGCTGCCCCGCGGAGGTCTGTGTCGCGTACGGATCGGGGGTAAACCCTCCACCCGTACCTGAGGTTGATGGTTCCCCGAAACCTATGCGGGCGGCCCCGGCGGGGTCAACAGACGACGCGCCGTACGCGCCCGGAGCCTCACCGCCCTGGCCGCCGACCTCGTCGCGGAAGAGCGGGCGCTCGCCGCCCTGCTCCTCGCTCTGGGCGTGGCGAGACGCGCGGTGCTTGGCGTTACCGTCGTCCTCGCGTCCGCTCTTGCCGAACAACTTCGCAAAAAAACTCACGGGCGATTCCCCTTGACCGAAACAGACCCGCCCGTGGGGCAGGACGAACCGAGATCCATCACACCTGCCGACCCGGACACCTTCACAACGTCCGTATCCTCCGGACAGTTTCCACCACGCACCACCGATGTGGTGCGCCGACCCCCCGCAACGTCTTGCGCTTGTCGCGGGACCCCCCTGTGTCTCCCTCTCACTGCGAGGACGACTGAGCGTAGTCAGGCCGCTTCGCGGGTCGCAAGGCGTCGACGACGATCTTCGCCGACCGCTCCACCGTGGCCGTGGCCTGCTCCTTCTCCAGGGTCTGCACGACACCGCCGGGGATGTTGAGCGCGGGCTCGAGATCCTCCGGCTTGCCGATGACCTTGAAGACGTACGGAGCGGTCACCTTCGTTCCATCGATTCGCATGTCATCGCCGCCACCGGTGAAATAACTGTCCGCGACCACCCGGACACCGTTGACCTGGATCGCCTCGGCGCCCGCGGCGCGCAGCTCCTGGATGGCGTCGAGCAGCATGTCCGACTCGACGGCCCCGCTCGGGTCGCCGACGGTCAGCGTGATGCCGGGTCCCTCGGCCGCGACGGTGCCGGCCAGGATCCCGAGCTGCTGCTCCTTCTCCTGGGTCTGCTTCCGCGCCTCCTCGGCCTGGTCCGAGCTGGACTCCAGCTCGGTGCGCTGCTTCTCCAGGCGGGACTTCTCGTCCTCCAGTCGCTGCGTCCGGTCGTCGAGTTCGTCGAGGATCCGGACCAGGTCCTCCTGGCGCGCCCCGCGCAGCGCACTGTTGTCGCTGGTCGAGGAGACCTGGATGGCCAGGCCGAGACCGAGGACGAACAGCAGCAGCGCGACGACGAGTTGGGCCCGGGTCACCCGGGGCGGCCACAGCGCGGAGGCGAGCCGCCGACGCCCGCTCTGCTCGGCCGCGGGAGCGACCGGCGGCACGGGGACGCGGACGCCGTGGTCCGCGGTCGCGTCATGGACGGAGTCTGAGGGCCCCTCGGGCTCCCCCGCCGTACCGCCCCGCGCGGGCTCGCCGACGCCCTCGGGCCTCCCGGCGCTCTCGGACCTGTCGGCACTCTGCGGCTTCCCGGGGCCTCCCGGCTCCCGCTCGTTCCCGGAGTTCGAGGGAATCGACGGGTTCGACGGATTCGGGGAGTTCGCGGGGCCCGGAGAGTTCTCGGGGTCCCGGGGGTCCCGGGGGTCCCGGGCGTTCTCGGAGTTCTGCGGGTTCTCGCTCATCGGCCTCACGCCCGGAAGACATGGCGCCGGATGGCGGCCGCGTTGGAGAAGATCCGGATGCCCAGGACGACGACCACACCGGTCGACAGCTGCGCGCCCACGCCCAGCTTGTCGCCGAGGAAGACGATCAGGGCGGCCACGACCACGTTGGAGAGGAACGAGACCACGAAGACCTTGTCGACGAAGATCCCGTCGAGCATGGCCCGCAGACCGCCGAAGACCGCGTCGAGGGCGGCGACCACGGCGATCGGAAGATAGGGCTCGACCACCGCCGGAACCTCGGGGCGGACCAACAGTCCGACCACGACTCCGACGATCAGGCCCAGTACGGCGATCACGATGTGCCCTTCCCTGTGTCGGCCGTGGCCCGACCGGACGGCGTCGCCGCCCCGGCCCCCCTCGGCTCTGCGGTACGTACGGTCAGGCTCGGCGCGGCCGGCAGGCGTACGTCGCCCTCGGCCGTGATCCCGCTCCTGATCCCGAAGTTCTCCACCAGCGCGTGCAGATACTGCCCGTCGGCGCTGTCCTGGAACGCGGTGCTCAGCTTCTGTCCGTCCCCGATCGCGAGGATGGTGTACGGCGGCACCAGCGGCTTGTTGTCGACCAGTATGGCGTCGCCCGCGGCCCGGATCGCGGACAGCGAGGTGAGCCGCTGACCGTTGATGGCGACCGCCTCGGCGCCGGATTCCCACAGCCCGTTGATGACGCGCTGCATGTCCCGGTCGCGTACCCGGCCCGTGTCGGAGAAGCCGCTGCTCTCCCGCGGCCCGCCTCCCCCGGTGTCGGTGTTCTTGGCGTCGTTGACGACGAGTTTCACGCCGGGGCCGTGCACGGGCGTCGCGCCCGAGAGGAGCCCCACGAGCTCGGCCTGGTCGCCGCCGTGCTGCTGGAGTGCCTGCCGCTGGCGTTCGCCGACCTCGGACCGGATCCGCTCGACGTCCTGCTCCAGCTGCTCGGCCGAGGACGTCTCGCCCTCGATCCGGTCGATCAGCTCCTGCCGCTCCTTGGCGACGACGGGCGCGGAGATCCGCGCCTCGGCCGCACCCACGGTCACGACGGCGGCGGCGAGCAGCAGGCCGGCGGCGACACCCAGCTTGGCCCGCAGGCTACGGGGCAGCCCACCGCCCTCGGCCGCGCGCCGGGCGGTCGCCTCCGCGTAACCGTCGTCGAGCGCGTGGTCTATCACGTTGTTCAGCAGCGACATGGACGCGTCCGGGCGCGGCGGCGGTGATCCGGTGCTCCGAACGGGGGGCTGCTGCGACATGCCGCACATCGTCGCACGTCGCACGGCCTACCGCCGAATGGCCCCTCCAGCCGGCGGGGAGGCACCGCGTGGGTGCTCCCCGCCGGCCGGTCCGATCCGCTCAGCGACCTGCGCTGTCGACCACTTCGGCCCACTCGTCGAGCAGGGCCTGGGCGGAGGCGTCGTCCGGTCCCTCGGCCCACAGATGGGTGACGGCCTCGGCGGGGTCGGGCAGCACCATCACCCACCGCCCGTCGGCCTCGACCACCCGCACGCCGTCGGTGGTGTCCACGGAGCGGCTGCCCGCCGCCTCCACCACCCGGCGCATCACGAGCCCCTTCACGGCCCACGGCGTCGCGATGTCCCTCTTGAGGACGTGCGCCCGCGGAATCCGCGCGTCGATCTGGCTCAGCGTGAGCTGGGTCCGCGCGACGAGACCGATGAGCCGCACGAAGGCGGCGGCACCGTCGAAGACGCTGCTGAACTCGGGCACGATGAATCCGCCACGCCCGTCGCCGCCGAAGATCGTCGACTCCTCCCGCCCGACCCTCGTGAGGTCGTCCGGCGAGGTCGTCGTCCACTCGACCTGCGTGCCGTGGTACGCGGCGACCTGCTCGGCGATCCGTGTGGTCGTCACCGGCAGCGCGACCCGACCCGACCGCCGCTCGGCCGCGACCAGATCCAGCATCACCAGGAGCGCCCGGTCGTCCTCGATGATCCGTCCCCGCTCGTCCACGAGCGAGAGCCGCTCACCGACGGGGTCGAACCGCACGCCGAAGGCGGCCCGCGCCGAGGCCACGATCTCCCCGAGTCGTACGAGCCCGGCCCGTCGGCTCTCGACCGACTCGGTGGGTCTGGACTCGTCGAGCCC
This sequence is a window from Streptomyces sp. NBC_00691. Protein-coding genes within it:
- a CDS encoding DUF881 domain-containing protein, with amino-acid sequence MSQQPPVRSTGSPPPRPDASMSLLNNVIDHALDDGYAEATARRAAEGGGLPRSLRAKLGVAAGLLLAAAVVTVGAAEARISAPVVAKERQELIDRIEGETSSAEQLEQDVERIRSEVGERQRQALQQHGGDQAELVGLLSGATPVHGPGVKLVVNDAKNTDTGGGGPRESSGFSDTGRVRDRDMQRVINGLWESGAEAVAINGQRLTSLSAIRAAGDAILVDNKPLVPPYTILAIGDGQKLSTAFQDSADGQYLHALVENFGIRSGITAEGDVRLPAAPSLTVRTAEPRGAGAATPSGRATADTGKGTS
- a CDS encoding DUF881 domain-containing protein; protein product: MSENPQNSENARDPRDPRDPENSPGPANSPNPSNPSIPSNSGNEREPGGPGKPQSADRSESAGRPEGVGEPARGGTAGEPEGPSDSVHDATADHGVRVPVPPVAPAAEQSGRRRLASALWPPRVTRAQLVVALLLFVLGLGLAIQVSSTSDNSALRGARQEDLVRILDELDDRTQRLEDEKSRLEKQRTELESSSDQAEEARKQTQEKEQQLGILAGTVAAEGPGITLTVGDPSGAVESDMLLDAIQELRAAGAEAIQVNGVRVVADSYFTGGGDDMRIDGTKVTAPYVFKVIGKPEDLEPALNIPGGVVQTLEKEQATATVERSAKIVVDALRPAKRPDYAQSSSQ
- a CDS encoding small basic family protein gives rise to the protein MIAVLGLIVGVVVGLLVRPEVPAVVEPYLPIAVVAALDAVFGGLRAMLDGIFVDKVFVVSFLSNVVVAALIVFLGDKLGVGAQLSTGVVVVLGIRIFSNAAAIRRHVFRA
- the ftsR gene encoding transcriptional regulator FtsR, translating into MLRTPTGGAGSGTATAGDRLVSIGTVLNQLRDEFPEVTISKIRFLEAEGLVEPRRTASGYRKFSPQDVERLAQILRMQRDHYLPLKVIREHLDALARGEQIKLPAPGRRRDLLEGAWEQDAEPPTAARIGRAELLAAAEVTETELLEWESYGLISETDGGGYDPETVTVARLVADLGRFGLEPRHLRAVKAAADREAGLIEQVVAPLRRHRNPQTRAHAEATAQELAAQSVRLHAALVQTALGIRSQ
- a CDS encoding FHA domain-containing protein, encoding MGGAWWKLSGGYGRCEGVRVGRCDGSRFVLPHGRVCFGQGESPVSFFAKLFGKSGREDDGNAKHRASRHAQSEEQGGERPLFRDEVGGQGGEAPGAYGASSVDPAGAARIGFGEPSTSGTGGGFTPDPYATQTSAGQPRQEDASMPVCTRCGHRNAADSRFCSHCGTPLRGGVAPERASETTSTISISGLEAYDAEVTGQTQLPSLSPEALAAVEALPSGSALLVVRRGPNSGSRFLLDGELTTAGRHPQSDIFLDDFTVSRRHVEFRRAQDGSFTVADVGSLNGTYVNREPIESVVLSNGDEVQIGKYRLVFYSSQRGM